One region of Intestinimonas massiliensis (ex Afouda et al. 2020) genomic DNA includes:
- the hprK gene encoding HPr(Ser) kinase/phosphatase, with the protein MDSHYSVKLGQLIKDFELEVLRGAPGFEDILIQKEDVNRPALQLAGFFDYFDYKRIQMIGRVEATYLAQLSAEERRISFDQLLARDIPCLIITRGMDPFPECMELAERYNRTILRTQETTSAFMGALIAALRNYLSPRITRHGVLVEVYGEGVLLLGESGVGKSETAIELVKRGHRLVADDAVEIKRVGVKRLVGSAPELIRHYIELRGIGVVDVQQLFGMSAVREDQDIDLVVNLEQWNDNTMYDRLGLEDLYTVILDVKVPALTVPVKPGRNLAIIVEVAAMNNRHKKMGYNAAQAFTQQINEHFDQALSAQNK; encoded by the coding sequence ATGGACAGCCACTATTCCGTCAAACTGGGGCAGCTCATCAAGGACTTCGAGCTGGAGGTCCTACGGGGGGCGCCGGGCTTTGAGGACATCCTGATCCAAAAAGAGGATGTAAACCGCCCGGCACTTCAGTTGGCGGGCTTTTTTGACTACTTCGACTATAAGCGCATCCAAATGATCGGCAGGGTGGAGGCCACCTATCTGGCCCAGCTCAGTGCAGAGGAGCGGCGCATCAGCTTTGACCAGCTCCTGGCCCGGGACATCCCCTGTCTCATCATCACCCGGGGCATGGACCCCTTCCCGGAGTGCATGGAGCTGGCAGAGCGCTACAACCGCACCATCCTGCGTACGCAAGAGACAACGTCGGCCTTTATGGGCGCCCTGATTGCCGCCCTGCGCAACTATCTGTCCCCCCGCATCACCCGGCACGGCGTGTTGGTGGAGGTCTACGGCGAGGGTGTGCTCCTGCTGGGCGAATCCGGCGTAGGCAAGAGCGAGACCGCTATTGAGCTGGTCAAGCGGGGACACCGGCTGGTGGCCGACGATGCGGTGGAGATCAAGCGGGTGGGCGTCAAGCGGCTGGTGGGCTCCGCGCCCGAACTGATCCGCCATTATATTGAGCTGCGGGGTATCGGCGTGGTGGATGTGCAGCAGCTCTTTGGCATGTCCGCCGTCCGCGAGGACCAGGACATCGACCTGGTGGTCAATCTGGAGCAGTGGAACGACAACACCATGTACGACCGGCTGGGCCTGGAGGACCTCTATACGGTTATTCTGGACGTGAAGGTGCCCGCCCTCACGGTGCCGGTGAAACCGGGCCGCAACCTGGCCATCATTGTGGAGGTGGCCGCCATGAACAACCGCCACAAAAAGATGGGCTATAACGCCGCCCAGGCTTTTACGCAGCAGATTAACGAGCACTTCGATCAGGCCCTCAGCGCCCAAAACAAATAG
- the glmS gene encoding glutamine--fructose-6-phosphate transaminase (isomerizing): protein MCGIVGFIGTEEAAPILLDGLARLEYRGYDSAGLAVYDQVEGLKVVKAKGRLQVLSDIVEGGKNIHGTVGLGHTRWATHGEPSDVNSHPQVSMSGRIAVVHNGIIENYVQIKEFLESKDVKFVSQTDTEVVAQLLEYYYRGDIMEALTKVLHRIEGAYALGIICADCPDRLIAARKDSPLILGYGEGCHFLASDVTAVIKYTREVCYLEDGEIAVLTADGITVYNHPYLQPVEKEKHHVDWEISAAEKGGYEHFMAKEIMEQPKAFRDTVFPRIQDGRVVLDDLNLDGEYLKNADKIYIIACGSSYHVGMVAKYVLEKLLRKPVEVTLASEFRYCDPLVSERTLCIVISQSGETIDTLAAMREAKRLGARILSIVNVVGSSIARESDDVLYTWAGPEIAVATTKAYSTQLAVIYLIALRFAELLGTIGKEEYEDMVAELLTIPTKMERILENREAIQYYASIYFNHESIFFIGRNIDYAIGLEGSLKLKEISYIHSEAYAAGELKHGTISLIENGTLVVALASCVQLFDKLMSNVVEVKSRGADVVGLTVESKESALKKTVDHAILVPDTHPMLLPSLAVIPMQLFAYYVALMRGCDIDKPRNLAKSVTVE, encoded by the coding sequence ATGTGCGGTATCGTCGGATTCATTGGAACGGAAGAGGCGGCCCCCATCCTGCTGGACGGCCTGGCCCGGCTGGAATACCGGGGCTATGACTCGGCCGGATTGGCCGTGTACGACCAGGTGGAGGGGCTGAAGGTGGTCAAGGCCAAGGGCCGGCTGCAGGTCCTGTCGGACATCGTGGAGGGCGGAAAGAACATTCATGGGACCGTGGGCCTGGGGCACACCCGCTGGGCCACGCACGGGGAGCCGTCGGACGTCAACTCTCACCCTCAGGTCAGCATGTCGGGGCGCATTGCGGTGGTCCACAACGGGATCATTGAGAACTATGTTCAGATCAAGGAATTTCTGGAGTCCAAGGACGTTAAATTTGTCTCACAGACCGACACCGAGGTGGTGGCCCAGCTTCTGGAATACTACTACCGGGGCGACATCATGGAGGCCCTTACCAAGGTGCTCCACCGCATCGAGGGGGCGTATGCCCTCGGCATCATCTGCGCCGACTGCCCCGACCGGCTCATCGCCGCCCGCAAGGACAGTCCGTTGATCCTGGGCTATGGCGAGGGCTGCCATTTCCTGGCCAGCGATGTGACCGCCGTTATCAAATACACCCGGGAGGTATGCTATCTGGAGGATGGGGAAATCGCCGTCCTCACGGCGGACGGCATCACCGTCTACAATCACCCCTACCTCCAACCGGTGGAGAAGGAAAAGCACCATGTGGACTGGGAGATCTCCGCCGCCGAAAAAGGCGGGTACGAGCACTTTATGGCCAAGGAGATCATGGAGCAGCCCAAGGCCTTCCGAGACACGGTATTTCCCCGCATCCAGGATGGCCGGGTGGTGCTGGATGACCTGAACCTCGACGGAGAGTACCTGAAAAATGCCGACAAGATTTACATCATCGCCTGCGGCTCCTCCTACCATGTGGGCATGGTGGCCAAATACGTCCTGGAAAAACTCCTGCGCAAGCCGGTGGAGGTGACGCTGGCCTCCGAATTCCGCTACTGCGATCCGCTGGTGAGTGAGCGGACGCTGTGCATCGTCATCAGCCAGTCCGGTGAGACCATCGACACCCTGGCCGCCATGCGCGAGGCCAAGCGGCTGGGCGCGCGCATTCTGTCCATCGTCAATGTGGTGGGCTCCTCCATCGCCCGTGAGTCCGACGACGTACTCTACACCTGGGCTGGGCCGGAGATCGCTGTGGCGACCACCAAGGCCTACTCCACCCAGCTTGCGGTCATCTACCTGATCGCTCTGCGGTTTGCCGAGCTGCTGGGCACCATCGGGAAAGAGGAATACGAGGATATGGTGGCCGAGCTGCTCACCATCCCCACCAAGATGGAACGTATCCTGGAAAACCGAGAGGCCATCCAGTACTATGCCTCCATCTACTTCAACCACGAGTCCATCTTCTTCATCGGCCGGAACATCGACTACGCCATCGGTCTGGAGGGCTCGCTCAAGCTGAAGGAGATCTCCTATATCCACTCCGAGGCGTATGCCGCCGGCGAACTTAAGCACGGTACCATCTCCCTCATCGAAAACGGCACCCTGGTGGTGGCGCTGGCGAGCTGTGTCCAGTTGTTTGACAAGCTGATGAGCAACGTGGTGGAGGTCAAATCCCGGGGTGCCGACGTGGTGGGCCTGACGGTGGAGTCCAAGGAGAGCGCGCTGAAAAAGACGGTGGACCACGCCATCCTGGTGCCGGATACCCACCCCATGCTGCTGCCCAGCTTGGCTGTGATCCCCATGCAGCTATTTGCCTATTATGTGGCGCTGATGCGGGGCTGTGACATCGACAAGCCCCGGAATCTGGCCAAATCGGTGACGGTGGAGTGA
- a CDS encoding ABC transporter substrate-binding protein — MKKRLTVLCAALALALAACGGTAGESAPPAASATPSPAVLPVTVKYGISNSWDALMPYNSVSGSNYARMVYDKIYDRLAYVHADGTLSPRAAKSWESADGGYAIVFHLDERSAFHDGTPVTAEHWARTFFLMTDPACPTLGRGNFAGLVGTDEDGCRLEGEPFGAEAADPYTFKLTFKDPVIPEDFLLEKNREFYVLPTHRLEGVDPAEIMEQALWLDPIGSGPCKFVSELPGSQIQLAANPKYPLGAPGFDYLVITVMDKANLLTALIAGDLDYYAIGGSVSAEDADVARSHGLEVLPGTVPNTFYELMLNNKTLPDAQLRRAVELALDKELLCLQSSQGLGQVTGSYVVPTSVYAPQEKTAAIRDTEEAEALLAKAGYDGRTFTLACTSSRAGLAALMQQNLAEAGIRVEIETVDSATLFAGMSDGIYDMAIASHTPNALPLWFVESRFTEGNNLFHVADLSPYQALISAVRTERDQPARQALVEELDNLLAQERPFIPLWFSTALHVQSPTVTGIDYPSASFSNENVWDWVKR, encoded by the coding sequence ATGAAGAAGAGACTGACGGTCCTCTGCGCGGCCCTGGCCCTGGCCCTGGCCGCCTGCGGCGGCACGGCGGGGGAGAGCGCCCCGCCGGCAGCATCCGCCACACCCTCGCCTGCGGTATTGCCGGTGACGGTGAAGTACGGCATCTCCAATTCCTGGGACGCCCTCATGCCCTACAACAGCGTATCGGGCAGCAACTACGCCCGTATGGTCTACGACAAGATCTATGACCGTCTGGCCTATGTGCATGCGGACGGGACCCTGTCCCCGCGGGCGGCCAAGAGCTGGGAGAGCGCCGACGGCGGCTATGCCATTGTGTTTCATCTGGATGAACGGTCGGCCTTTCACGACGGCACACCGGTGACGGCGGAGCACTGGGCCCGGACCTTTTTCCTGATGACAGACCCTGCGTGTCCCACGCTGGGCCGGGGCAACTTTGCCGGGCTTGTGGGTACGGATGAAGACGGCTGTCGACTGGAGGGGGAGCCCTTCGGAGCGGAAGCGGCGGACCCCTATACCTTCAAGCTCACCTTTAAGGACCCGGTGATCCCTGAGGACTTCCTGCTGGAAAAAAACCGGGAATTCTACGTTCTGCCCACCCACCGGCTGGAGGGGGTGGACCCGGCGGAGATCATGGAGCAGGCGCTTTGGCTGGACCCCATCGGCTCCGGCCCCTGTAAGTTTGTCTCCGAGCTGCCCGGCAGCCAGATCCAATTGGCCGCCAACCCCAAGTATCCGCTCGGCGCGCCCGGCTTCGACTATCTGGTCATCACCGTGATGGATAAGGCCAACCTGCTCACCGCGCTGATCGCCGGGGACCTGGACTACTACGCCATCGGCGGCAGCGTGTCCGCCGAGGATGCCGATGTGGCCCGTTCTCACGGCCTGGAGGTCCTCCCGGGCACCGTGCCCAATACCTTCTATGAGCTGATGCTCAACAACAAGACCCTGCCCGACGCCCAGCTCCGGCGGGCAGTGGAGCTGGCGCTGGACAAAGAGCTGCTCTGCCTGCAAAGCAGCCAGGGGTTGGGGCAAGTGACCGGTAGCTACGTGGTCCCCACCAGCGTCTACGCGCCGCAGGAAAAGACGGCGGCGATTCGGGATACGGAGGAAGCGGAGGCCCTGCTGGCAAAGGCCGGCTACGACGGGCGGACCTTCACCCTGGCCTGTACCTCCAGCCGGGCGGGACTGGCCGCGCTCATGCAGCAGAATCTGGCGGAGGCCGGCATCCGGGTGGAGATTGAGACTGTGGATTCCGCCACTCTGTTTGCCGGAATGTCCGACGGCATCTATGACATGGCCATCGCCAGTCATACCCCCAACGCCCTGCCCTTATGGTTCGTGGAAAGCCGGTTCACGGAGGGCAATAATCTGTTTCATGTGGCTGACCTGTCGCCTTATCAGGCCCTGATCTCCGCCGTCCGGACAGAGCGGGACCAGCCGGCCCGGCAGGCACTGGTGGAGGAGCTGGACAATCTGCTGGCCCAAGAGCGGCCCTTCATCCCGCTGTGGTTCTCCACGGCGCTGCACGTCCAGTCTCCCACGGTGACCGGTATCGACTATCCCTCTGCCAGCTTCTCCAACGAGAATGTGTGGGACTGGGTAAAACGCTGA
- a CDS encoding ABC transporter permease, with the protein MAHYLWKRVLTAVPVFFGITVLVFLLMNAAPADITDLAGSEGGGTAGDKALLAETLGLDQPLPVRYFTWLGGLVRGELGRSYRSGQAVSALIGQRIGPSLLLTGTGVLLAVAVALLLGVLSAWKPRSRWDNLASNLAMTGSATPGFFLALLAIYFFSVRLRWLPAAFTSDYGGGSLRELLRHLFLPALVIAVSNVGGLLKQTRSACLEVLGEDYITTARAKGLREGVVVLRHGLRSALIPVLTAVLTHIPHIIGGSVVVERVFGWPGMGSLMFSAISSRDYNVIMGVTVVIALAVLATSLLLDLVYGLVDPRVRYERI; encoded by the coding sequence ATGGCGCACTATCTCTGGAAGCGGGTTCTCACCGCTGTCCCTGTTTTTTTCGGTATCACGGTATTGGTATTCCTGCTGATGAACGCCGCCCCCGCCGATATCACCGACCTGGCCGGGAGCGAGGGCGGCGGCACCGCCGGAGACAAAGCGCTCCTGGCGGAGACCCTGGGCCTGGACCAGCCCCTGCCGGTACGATATTTTACCTGGCTGGGCGGACTGGTCCGGGGCGAACTGGGCAGGTCGTACCGCTCCGGCCAGGCAGTCTCGGCGCTCATCGGCCAGCGCATCGGGCCATCCCTTCTCCTTACGGGGACGGGGGTGCTCCTTGCGGTGGCCGTCGCCCTGCTCTTGGGGGTCCTGTCGGCCTGGAAGCCGCGGTCCCGCTGGGACAACCTTGCCTCCAACCTTGCCATGACGGGCTCGGCCACGCCGGGCTTTTTCCTGGCCCTGCTGGCAATCTATTTCTTCTCCGTCCGGCTGCGCTGGCTGCCGGCGGCCTTTACCAGTGACTACGGCGGCGGGAGCCTGCGGGAGCTGCTGCGCCACCTGTTCCTGCCGGCGCTGGTCATCGCGGTCAGCAACGTGGGCGGCTTGCTGAAGCAGACCCGCAGCGCCTGCCTTGAGGTGCTGGGGGAGGACTATATCACCACTGCCCGGGCCAAAGGGCTGCGGGAGGGCGTAGTGGTCCTCCGCCACGGCCTGCGCTCCGCCCTCATCCCGGTGCTCACCGCCGTGCTGACCCACATTCCGCATATCATCGGCGGGTCGGTGGTGGTGGAGCGGGTGTTTGGCTGGCCAGGGATGGGCAGTCTCATGTTCTCTGCCATCAGCAGCCGAGACTACAACGTCATCATGGGGGTCACGGTGGTCATCGCCCTGGCGGTGCTGGCCACCAGCCTTCTGCTGGACCTGGTCTATGGCCTGGTGGACCCGAGGGTGCGCTATGAGCGGATATAG
- a CDS encoding ABC transporter permease yields MSGYRGAWARLREDRRAMAGLGLLAAELLLVLLLPPLLGLEPNVTDRAAGFWAAPSGAHWLGTDEVGRDVLARLICGGRVSLLVGFASAALSLLIGVPLGLLAGYRRGKWEFWIMRCADVFQSFPSIVLILCLVTLVGPSVVNIILVIGLMGWVSIARLVYGNTLSIREKEYILAVRALGAPTRTILRRNVLPNAVAPVWAALAQRVGRAILSESSLSFLGVGIRTPQASWGNLIQYATGLATFTGRPWVWIPPGVCIVLTVLALQWVGDGLRDALDPRCRIWSEKSSRHT; encoded by the coding sequence ATGAGCGGATATAGAGGCGCATGGGCCCGTTTGCGGGAGGACCGGCGGGCTATGGCCGGATTGGGCCTCCTGGCGGCGGAGCTGCTGCTGGTCCTCCTGCTGCCGCCGCTGCTTGGGCTGGAGCCCAATGTCACCGACCGGGCAGCAGGCTTTTGGGCGGCGCCCTCCGGCGCCCACTGGCTGGGGACCGACGAGGTGGGGCGGGACGTATTGGCCCGTCTGATCTGCGGGGGGCGGGTATCCCTGCTGGTGGGCTTTGCGTCGGCGGCCCTGAGTCTGCTGATCGGCGTCCCTCTGGGCCTGCTGGCTGGCTACCGGCGGGGCAAATGGGAGTTCTGGATCATGCGCTGCGCCGATGTGTTCCAGTCCTTTCCCAGCATCGTGCTGATCCTGTGCCTGGTAACCCTGGTGGGTCCGTCCGTGGTCAATATCATTCTGGTCATCGGGCTGATGGGGTGGGTGAGCATCGCCCGGCTGGTCTACGGCAACACCCTGTCCATCCGGGAGAAGGAATACATTCTGGCCGTCCGAGCCCTGGGCGCTCCCACCAGAACCATTTTACGGCGCAACGTGCTGCCCAACGCCGTGGCTCCGGTATGGGCAGCCCTGGCCCAGCGGGTGGGGCGGGCCATCCTGTCCGAGTCCAGCCTCAGCTTTCTGGGGGTGGGCATCCGTACGCCTCAGGCATCCTGGGGCAACCTGATCCAATACGCCACCGGCCTGGCCACCTTCACCGGGCGGCCTTGGGTGTGGATTCCGCCCGGGGTATGCATCGTGCTGACGGTATTGGCCCTCCAATGGGTGGGGGATGGGCTGCGGGATGCGCTGGACCCGCGCTGCCGCATCTGGAGTGAAAAATCATCCCGGCACACATAA
- a CDS encoding M23 family metallopeptidase encodes MESAYSRTGRERRGKVRSRRTAGGYHPKRKVALAPRERRRLTQLGVCLALFLVIFLGRGVFPERMDTLRGELLQLIQTDTDFKAAFANLGRSIQRGEPVLDTLGDLWVDVFAGGGRVSSTYVNPRDHAPLYHEELAFLNARPTAVELLERRFGGLPAGAMSRRETVAEDVTVLPSAPEPVAYDGPPLPENATMERLPLGLDQTAAPVMAVVSSGYGWREHPIEGGEKFHAGADLAAPYGEAVGAFADGVVDYIGESPAYGQYLQIRHAGGVTSFYAHCSKLCVQQGQQVKLGEKVAEVGDTGETTGPHLHFELRLNGELLNPVYYIETLRE; translated from the coding sequence ATGGAATCAGCGTACAGCCGTACGGGTCGGGAGCGTCGGGGAAAGGTCCGGAGCCGCCGGACCGCAGGCGGGTATCATCCGAAAAGAAAGGTGGCGCTGGCCCCGCGGGAGCGGCGCAGACTGACCCAACTGGGGGTATGCTTGGCCCTGTTTTTGGTAATCTTTCTGGGGCGAGGCGTCTTCCCTGAGCGCATGGATACCCTGCGGGGGGAACTGCTCCAGCTCATCCAGACGGACACCGATTTCAAGGCGGCCTTTGCCAATCTGGGCCGCTCCATCCAGCGGGGCGAGCCGGTGCTGGATACGCTGGGAGATCTGTGGGTCGATGTATTTGCAGGGGGCGGGCGGGTGAGCAGCACATATGTGAACCCCAGGGACCACGCTCCGCTGTATCATGAGGAGCTGGCATTCCTCAACGCCAGACCTACGGCGGTGGAGCTGCTGGAGCGCCGGTTTGGCGGCCTGCCGGCCGGGGCAATGTCCCGGCGGGAGACCGTGGCGGAGGACGTGACCGTCCTGCCGTCGGCGCCGGAGCCGGTAGCTTACGACGGCCCCCCTCTGCCGGAGAACGCCACCATGGAGCGGCTGCCGCTGGGCTTGGACCAGACGGCGGCGCCGGTGATGGCGGTGGTCTCGTCCGGCTATGGCTGGCGGGAGCATCCCATTGAGGGCGGCGAGAAGTTCCACGCTGGGGCGGACCTAGCCGCCCCTTATGGAGAAGCGGTGGGGGCCTTTGCCGACGGGGTGGTGGACTACATTGGGGAGAGCCCGGCCTACGGGCAGTATTTGCAGATCCGCCACGCCGGCGGTGTGACCTCCTTTTATGCCCATTGTAGCAAGCTCTGTGTTCAGCAGGGGCAGCAGGTGAAGCTGGGGGAGAAGGTGGCTGAGGTGGGCGACACGGGGGAGACCACCGGGCCTCACCTCCATTTTGAGCTGCGGCTCAACGGGGAACTGCTGAATCCCGTCTACTATATCGAGACTTTGCGTGAGTAG
- a CDS encoding site-2 protease family protein → MLRWGRLEVTGGFCLAAAALFYLDTENILPWALLACALHESGHYAVTRLAGGGVAYFRLTAVGGDLGLDPARPLGYAGEMAAILAGPTVNLLCASLCARLGGGGETGLLFAGLNLALGCFNLLPIWPLDGGRLLLLILTGLIPIHWAERTVRGCSALAAGLLLTGGLRLLGDGGGNFTLLLAALWLLAGMLQRRFPKRKGQKSGRKRDFL, encoded by the coding sequence ATGCTGCGGTGGGGAAGGCTGGAGGTGACCGGCGGCTTTTGTCTGGCTGCCGCGGCACTGTTTTACCTGGATACGGAAAATATCCTGCCATGGGCCCTGCTGGCCTGTGCCCTCCATGAGTCGGGCCACTATGCCGTTACCCGCCTGGCGGGGGGCGGGGTGGCCTATTTTCGCCTTACAGCGGTGGGGGGAGATCTTGGCCTGGATCCGGCCAGGCCCCTGGGCTACGCGGGCGAGATGGCCGCCATCCTGGCCGGACCGACCGTCAATCTGCTTTGCGCCTCGCTGTGCGCCCGGCTGGGCGGCGGGGGAGAGACGGGGCTTCTGTTCGCGGGCCTCAATCTGGCGCTGGGCTGCTTTAACCTGCTGCCCATCTGGCCGCTGGACGGCGGTCGGCTGCTGCTGCTCATCCTGACGGGGCTGATCCCGATCCACTGGGCGGAGCGGACGGTGCGTGGCTGCTCCGCGCTGGCGGCGGGACTGCTGCTGACGGGTGGGCTGCGGCTGCTGGGAGACGGCGGTGGAAATTTTACGCTGCTGCTGGCGGCCCTCTGGCTGCTGGCCGGGATGCTCCAGAGGAGATTTCCAAAGAGAAAAGGGCAAAAGAGCGGGAGAAAGCGAGATTTCCTGTAA
- the rplS gene encoding 50S ribosomal protein L19: MDLMQTFSEKYKKAEPPKVEVGDTVRVHIKVKEGNRERIQVFEGTVIAKKHGGIEETFTVRRISYGIGVEKVFPLHSPVIEKIETVRTGKVRRAKLYYLRDRVGKSAKIKEKL, translated from the coding sequence ATGGATCTGATGCAGACATTCTCTGAGAAGTACAAGAAGGCCGAGCCTCCCAAGGTGGAAGTGGGCGATACCGTCCGCGTGCACATTAAGGTCAAGGAAGGCAACCGTGAGCGTATCCAGGTCTTCGAGGGCACCGTCATCGCTAAAAAGCACGGCGGCATCGAGGAGACCTTCACCGTCCGCCGCATCTCCTACGGCATCGGCGTGGAGAAGGTGTTCCCCCTGCACTCTCCCGTGATTGAGAAGATCGAGACCGTCCGCACGGGTAAGGTGCGCCGGGCCAAGCTGTATTACCTGCGTGACCGCGTGGGCAAGAGCGCCAAGATCAAGGAGAAGCTGTAA
- the ylqF gene encoding ribosome biogenesis GTPase YlqF, with protein MDIHWYPGHMTKTRRIIQADLKLVDLVAEVIDARIPISSRNPDIDELVGDKPRLIILNRADQADPEQTRAWTRWFKTRGYAVLETDSKTGGGVNQFSAVIKDALKEQIARWREKGQVGRPVRVMVVGVPNVGKSTFINKVARRKSAKAGDRPGVTRGKQWVAVDAGLDLLDTPGILWPKFEDQTVGRNLAFTGAIKDEVMDAETLACYLMETLAERYPQALLERYKLELPPRAQDEETGGLSYGYDLLERAARKRGFLISGGEPDTERMAKVLLDEFRAGRLGRFTLETPEGAEAYGDG; from the coding sequence ATGGACATCCACTGGTATCCGGGGCACATGACTAAGACCCGGCGCATAATTCAGGCCGATCTCAAGCTGGTAGACCTGGTGGCGGAGGTCATCGATGCCCGTATCCCCATCTCCAGCCGGAATCCCGACATTGATGAGCTGGTGGGGGACAAGCCCCGGCTCATTATTCTGAACCGGGCTGACCAGGCCGATCCGGAACAGACCAGGGCCTGGACCCGCTGGTTTAAGACAAGAGGCTACGCCGTCCTGGAAACCGACAGCAAGACGGGGGGCGGGGTGAATCAGTTTTCCGCTGTCATCAAGGATGCGCTCAAGGAGCAGATTGCCCGCTGGCGGGAAAAGGGCCAGGTAGGCCGCCCGGTGCGGGTGATGGTGGTGGGGGTGCCGAACGTGGGCAAATCCACCTTTATCAATAAAGTGGCAAGGCGAAAATCGGCCAAGGCGGGAGACCGCCCTGGGGTCACCCGTGGAAAACAGTGGGTGGCGGTGGATGCGGGACTGGATCTGCTGGACACGCCCGGTATCCTGTGGCCCAAGTTCGAGGACCAGACGGTGGGCCGGAACCTGGCGTTTACCGGCGCCATCAAGGACGAGGTGATGGACGCTGAGACGCTGGCCTGTTATTTGATGGAGACGCTGGCGGAGCGCTATCCCCAGGCGCTGCTGGAGCGCTACAAGCTGGAGCTGCCCCCGCGGGCCCAGGATGAGGAGACGGGGGGGCTCTCCTATGGCTACGACCTGCTGGAGCGGGCTGCGCGAAAGCGCGGGTTCCTCATTTCCGGCGGCGAGCCGGATACCGAGCGCATGGCCAAGGTGTTGCTGGATGAATTCCGGGCCGGCAGGCTGGGGCGCTTTACACTGGAGACACCGGAAGGGGCGGAAGCGTATGGCGACGGCTGA
- a CDS encoding ribonuclease HII, whose product MATADLWTVERECRAQGLRRICGADEAGAGPLAGDVYAAAVILPYGCLLEGLNDSKQVSPKKRDRLFDEIREKAVAWAVTSVGAAVIDEINILNARLLAMERAIQALDPAPDFALIDGNRDAGITCPHRTLVKGDSRSANIAAASILAKVSRDRYMEKMAALYPQYEFERHKGYPTKRHYELLRQYGPCPIHRRSFLKKL is encoded by the coding sequence ATGGCGACGGCTGATCTCTGGACGGTGGAGCGGGAATGCCGGGCGCAGGGGCTGCGGCGGATCTGCGGAGCCGACGAAGCCGGCGCCGGCCCTTTGGCCGGAGACGTATACGCCGCCGCGGTGATCCTGCCCTATGGATGCTTGCTGGAGGGCCTCAACGACTCCAAGCAGGTGAGTCCCAAGAAGCGGGACCGGCTTTTTGACGAAATCCGGGAGAAGGCGGTAGCCTGGGCGGTGACGTCGGTGGGCGCCGCCGTTATCGACGAGATCAACATCCTCAACGCCCGCCTTCTGGCCATGGAGCGGGCCATCCAGGCCCTGGACCCCGCGCCGGATTTTGCCCTGATCGACGGCAACCGGGACGCGGGGATCACCTGCCCCCACCGGACGCTGGTCAAGGGGGACAGCCGCAGCGCCAACATCGCGGCGGCCTCCATCCTGGCCAAGGTCAGCCGGGACCGCTACATGGAGAAAATGGCGGCGCTCTACCCCCAATATGAGTTTGAGCGCCACAAGGGCTATCCCACCAAACGCCACTACGAGCTGCTGCGGCAGTATGGGCCCTGTCCCATCCACCGCAGGAGCTTTCTGAAAAAGCTGTGA
- a CDS encoding YraN family protein, whose protein sequence is MSGESTRLLGRWGEALVAEYLRRRGFRLLAAGWQCRYGEIDLIAEDEQYILFTEVKLRKSAAFAPARAFVDRRKQARLRTTAELYLAQFPTGRQPRFDVAEVYAPEGTATRDPEIHYIEDAF, encoded by the coding sequence GTGAGCGGGGAGAGCACCCGGCTGCTGGGCCGGTGGGGAGAGGCCTTGGTGGCCGAGTACCTACGGCGGCGAGGTTTCCGGCTCCTGGCGGCCGGCTGGCAATGTCGGTACGGCGAGATTGACCTGATTGCAGAAGATGAACAGTATATCCTCTTTACAGAGGTGAAGCTGCGGAAAAGCGCCGCCTTTGCCCCGGCGCGGGCCTTTGTGGACCGCCGGAAGCAGGCCAGACTGCGGACCACGGCGGAGCTCTATCTCGCGCAGTTCCCCACCGGAAGGCAGCCCAGATTCGACGTGGCCGAGGTCTACGCGCCGGAGGGGACCGCCACCCGGGACCCCGAAATCCATTACATAGAGGATGCGTTTTAA